Proteins encoded in a region of the Streptomyces sp. NBC_01471 genome:
- a CDS encoding MFS transporter, whose translation MAAGYAELFGTRHVTRLLTGTLVGRLPNATAAIAVVLFVRAQGGSYSLAGALSAVYGLATAVGQPLLGRAVDLYGQPRVMLPSALVSALGMVLFAVAGTDPLPVAVAAMLIAGLFTPPLEGGLRALWPGVLKREDRVHAAYAMDAVAQEVMFTVGPLLITLAASLWSEAVALVAVNVLGVLGALSVVVSEPSRSWRSAPREAHWLGALRSPGLLALLGAFFFVGLALGSITVAAVAYSDGNGGDAAYGVLMAAIGLGALVGGLLYGARQWAGAAEKRLRVLVGALALCYLPLMLVPGVTAMSALMTVAGVFLAPALACAFILVDRHAPRGTVTEAFSWLVTTFGVGAALGTAVAGPAVEAGGAPAGFAAAGGGGTAALLVLLATQRVLAAPGGTSSVEAGSENDRNGAVEPGFRTGHQA comes from the coding sequence ATGGCCGCGGGATACGCGGAACTCTTCGGCACCAGGCATGTGACGCGGCTGCTGACCGGCACCCTCGTCGGCCGGCTGCCGAACGCGACAGCCGCCATCGCCGTCGTGCTCTTCGTCCGCGCCCAGGGCGGCAGCTACTCGCTCGCGGGGGCGCTCTCCGCCGTCTACGGGCTGGCCACCGCGGTGGGCCAGCCGCTGCTGGGCCGGGCCGTCGACCTGTACGGACAGCCCCGGGTGATGCTGCCGTCGGCCCTGGTGTCGGCCCTCGGCATGGTGCTCTTCGCCGTGGCCGGCACCGATCCGCTCCCGGTCGCCGTCGCCGCGATGCTGATCGCCGGGCTCTTCACGCCGCCCCTGGAGGGCGGACTGCGCGCCCTGTGGCCCGGCGTCCTCAAGCGCGAGGACCGGGTGCACGCCGCGTACGCGATGGACGCGGTGGCCCAGGAGGTGATGTTCACCGTCGGCCCGCTGCTGATCACTCTGGCGGCCTCGCTGTGGTCGGAGGCCGTCGCGCTGGTGGCCGTCAACGTCCTCGGGGTGCTCGGGGCGCTCTCCGTGGTTGTCTCGGAACCCTCGCGCAGCTGGCGCTCGGCGCCCCGAGAGGCCCACTGGCTGGGCGCGCTGCGCTCGCCCGGGCTGCTCGCGCTCCTGGGTGCCTTCTTCTTCGTCGGCCTGGCGCTGGGTTCGATCACGGTGGCCGCGGTCGCCTACTCGGACGGAAACGGCGGCGACGCCGCGTACGGCGTGCTGATGGCGGCGATCGGCCTCGGTGCGCTCGTCGGCGGGCTGCTGTACGGGGCACGGCAGTGGGCGGGCGCCGCGGAGAAGCGGCTGCGCGTCCTCGTCGGCGCCCTCGCGCTCTGCTACCTGCCACTGATGCTGGTGCCCGGGGTGACCGCGATGTCCGCACTGATGACGGTGGCCGGCGTCTTCCTCGCCCCGGCCCTCGCCTGCGCCTTCATCCTCGTCGACCGGCACGCCCCGCGCGGCACGGTGACCGAGGCGTTCTCCTGGCTGGTGACGACCTTCGGCGTCGGTGCCGCGCTGGGTACGGCCGTGGCCGGACCGGCCGTCGAGGCGGGCGGTGCGCCCGCCGGGTTCGCCGCCGCTGGAGGCGGGGGGACCGCCGCGCTGCTCGTCCTGCTGGCCACTCAGCGGGTCCTCGCAGCTCCCGGCGGTACCAGCTCCGTCGAGGCCGGTTCCGAAAATGATCGGAACGGGGCCGTCGAACCCGGTTTCAGGACAGGCCATCAGGCGTAA
- the pafA gene encoding Pup--protein ligase produces the protein MDRRIFGLENEYGVTCTFRGQRRLSPDEVARYLFRRVVSWGRSSNVFLRNGARLYLDVGSHPEYATPECDNVAELVTHDKAGERILEGLLVDAERRLHEEGIAGDVYLFKNNTDSAGNSYGCHENYLVARHGEFSRLADILIPFLVTRQLLCGAGKVLQTPRGAVFCVSQRAEHIWEGVSSATTRSRPIINTRDEPHADAERYRRLHVIVGDSNMSETTMLLKVGATDLVLRMIEAGTVMRDLTLENPIRAIREVSHDTTGQRKVRLASGREASALEVQREYYEKAVDFVDRRGIRTGQVAQVLELWGRTLDAIEEEDLDRIGTEIDWVMKYKLIERYRDKHNMTMSNPRVAQIDLAYHDIHRRRGLYYLLEKRGQAARICDDLKIFEGKSVPPQTTRARLRGDFIRRAQEQRRDFTVDWVHLKLNDQAQRTVLCKDPFRSVDDRVEKLIAGM, from the coding sequence ATGGACCGCCGCATTTTCGGGCTGGAGAACGAGTACGGCGTCACGTGCACATTCAGGGGACAGCGCCGACTGTCACCTGACGAAGTGGCGCGCTACCTCTTCCGCCGTGTTGTGTCATGGGGCCGCAGCAGCAACGTCTTTCTGCGGAACGGCGCCCGCCTCTACCTCGACGTGGGATCGCATCCGGAATACGCAACTCCCGAGTGCGACAACGTGGCTGAACTGGTCACACACGACAAGGCCGGCGAGCGCATTCTGGAAGGCCTGCTCGTCGACGCCGAACGCCGCCTGCACGAGGAGGGAATCGCGGGCGACGTCTATCTTTTCAAGAACAACACCGACTCGGCGGGAAACTCCTACGGCTGCCACGAGAACTATCTCGTCGCCCGCCACGGGGAGTTCTCGCGGCTCGCGGACATTCTCATCCCCTTCCTCGTCACCCGCCAATTGCTCTGCGGCGCCGGAAAGGTGCTGCAGACACCGCGCGGAGCGGTCTTCTGCGTGAGTCAGCGGGCGGAGCACATCTGGGAGGGTGTCAGTTCCGCGACCACCCGTTCCCGTCCCATCATCAACACCCGCGACGAGCCGCACGCGGACGCCGAGCGCTACCGCAGGCTGCACGTCATCGTCGGTGACTCGAACATGTCCGAGACGACCATGCTGCTGAAGGTCGGGGCGACCGACCTCGTCCTGCGCATGATCGAGGCGGGCACGGTCATGCGTGATCTGACCCTGGAGAACCCGATCAGGGCCATCCGCGAGGTCAGCCACGACACCACGGGTCAGCGCAAGGTGCGCCTCGCCAGCGGGCGGGAGGCCTCGGCGCTCGAAGTCCAGCGCGAGTACTACGAGAAGGCCGTGGACTTCGTGGACCGCCGCGGCATCCGTACGGGCCAGGTCGCGCAGGTCCTGGAGCTCTGGGGCCGCACGCTCGACGCGATCGAGGAGGAGGACCTCGACAGGATCGGCACCGAGATCGACTGGGTGATGAAGTACAAGCTCATCGAGCGGTACCGGGACAAGCACAACATGACCATGTCGAATCCGCGGGTCGCTCAGATAGACCTCGCCTATCACGACATCCACCGCCGGCGCGGGCTGTACTACCTGCTGGAGAAGCGCGGCCAGGCCGCGCGGATCTGTGACGACCTGAAGATCTTCGAGGGCAAGTCGGTGCCCCCGCAGACCACCAGGGCGCGGCTGCGCGGCGACTTCATCCGCCGGGCCCAGGAGCAGCGCAGGGACTTCACCGTCGACTGGGTCCATCTCAAGCTCAACGACCAGGCGCAGCGCACCGTGCTCTGCAAAGACCCTTTCCGGTCGGTGGACGACCGGGTGGAGAAGCTGATCGCCGGGATGTGA
- a CDS encoding FKBP-type peptidyl-prolyl cis-trans isomerase: protein MRRRFAALLIVPALVLTACGGEDSKKTDDSSSPPDKAAATAVPKPVDSASPLPTVSGGAGKKATITVPKKDPSGKFVIHTLSEGSGAVVKKNDLVMADFTGKVWKSGKDIGSSFDKGGAPQLITAGSKTIIPAFADAVTGKKIGSRVLVVAPPSAAFGSQGQQQLGVTGKDTLIFALDIKKVIPKKVEGTQAPTSSDLPQIKADKEAPATISVPKSDPPKKLVDKELIQGKGATVKKGQTVYMQYSGAAWKPNEGKASATLFDSSWKTGTPFQTAIGEGAVIKGWDQGIVGKKVGSRVMLVIPPELAYGDKAQGTTLPAKSTLVFVVDILAAM, encoded by the coding sequence GTGCGACGCCGTTTTGCTGCCTTGCTCATCGTGCCGGCCCTGGTGCTGACCGCCTGCGGAGGTGAGGACTCCAAGAAGACGGATGACTCGTCCTCACCGCCCGACAAGGCCGCCGCCACGGCCGTGCCCAAGCCTGTCGATTCGGCGTCCCCACTGCCGACGGTGTCGGGCGGCGCGGGCAAGAAGGCGACCATCACGGTCCCCAAGAAGGACCCGAGCGGGAAGTTCGTCATCCACACCCTCTCCGAGGGCAGTGGCGCCGTGGTCAAGAAGAACGACCTGGTGATGGCCGACTTCACCGGCAAGGTCTGGAAGAGCGGCAAGGACATCGGCAGCTCGTTCGACAAGGGCGGCGCCCCGCAGCTCATCACCGCCGGTTCCAAGACGATCATCCCGGCCTTCGCCGACGCCGTCACCGGCAAGAAGATCGGCAGCCGCGTCCTGGTCGTCGCGCCGCCCAGCGCGGCCTTCGGCAGCCAGGGCCAGCAGCAGCTCGGTGTCACCGGCAAGGACACCCTGATCTTCGCGCTGGACATCAAGAAGGTGATCCCGAAGAAGGTCGAGGGCACCCAGGCCCCCACCTCGTCCGACCTGCCCCAGATCAAGGCGGACAAAGAAGCCCCCGCCACCATCTCCGTACCGAAGAGCGACCCGCCGAAGAAGCTGGTCGACAAGGAGCTGATCCAGGGCAAGGGCGCCACGGTCAAGAAGGGCCAGACCGTCTACATGCAGTACAGCGGTGCTGCCTGGAAGCCCAACGAGGGCAAGGCCTCCGCGACGCTCTTCGACTCGTCCTGGAAGACCGGCACGCCGTTCCAGACCGCCATCGGTGAGGGCGCGGTCATCAAGGGCTGGGACCAGGGAATCGTCGGCAAGAAGGTCGGCAGCCGGGTCATGCTGGTGATCCCGCCGGAGCTGGCGTACGGCGACAAGGCCCAGGGCACGACCCTGCCCGCCAAGTCGACGCTGGTCTTCGTCGTCGACATTCTGGCGGCAATGTAA
- a CDS encoding FKBP-type peptidyl-prolyl cis-trans isomerase: MSIDKPEIDFPGGEPPADLEIKEIWEGDGAVAKAGDKVKVHYVGVAFSTGEEFDASWNRGTPLEFQLGVGQVIAGWDQGVQGMKVGGRRQLTIPAHLAYGDRGAGGRIKPGETLIFVCDLVAV; the protein is encoded by the coding sequence GTGAGCATCGACAAGCCCGAGATCGACTTCCCGGGCGGCGAGCCGCCTGCCGACCTGGAGATCAAGGAGATCTGGGAGGGCGACGGCGCTGTCGCCAAGGCCGGGGACAAGGTCAAGGTCCACTACGTGGGCGTGGCCTTCTCCACCGGCGAGGAGTTCGACGCGAGCTGGAACCGGGGCACTCCGCTGGAGTTCCAGCTCGGTGTCGGCCAGGTTATCGCCGGCTGGGACCAGGGCGTCCAGGGCATGAAGGTCGGCGGCCGCCGCCAGCTGACCATCCCCGCGCACCTCGCGTACGGCGACCGCGGCGCCGGTGGCCGTATCAAGCCGGGCGAGACGCTGATCTTCGTCTGTGACCTGGTCGCTGTCTGA
- a CDS encoding WYL domain-containing protein: protein MAIAKAERLMNLALCLLGTRRPLSKRELRGSIEAYLEAGSDESFNRMFERDKDDLRELGLVIETVESLDGDAGYLARRDSNRLPPVALDAEEAAALGLAAKVWQQARLAGAASGALQKLRAAGMPEAEDPYAVQHGALEPRIPVHEAAFEPLMLACRDRRPVVFDYRKANAARPEARQVEPWTLECWRGHWYLAGWDRERGAERVFRLSRITGKVRSRPGVFTAEVPDVVTVRETVETWAGETATRSARIRLRSGAGYPLRSRATAVRELGDGWDELEIPYGHGLDAWLVEFGPDVIVLEPVDLRADVVDRLRAVAKD, encoded by the coding sequence ATGGCGATTGCCAAGGCCGAGCGGCTCATGAATCTGGCACTGTGCCTGCTCGGAACCAGGCGACCCCTCAGCAAGCGGGAACTGCGGGGGTCCATCGAGGCGTATCTGGAAGCGGGTTCGGACGAATCCTTCAACCGGATGTTCGAGCGGGACAAGGACGATCTGCGGGAACTCGGCCTGGTGATCGAGACGGTCGAGAGCCTGGACGGGGACGCCGGATATCTGGCCCGCCGCGACAGCAACAGGCTTCCGCCGGTCGCGCTCGACGCCGAGGAGGCCGCCGCGCTCGGACTGGCCGCCAAGGTCTGGCAGCAGGCCCGGCTGGCCGGCGCCGCCAGCGGCGCGCTGCAGAAACTGCGGGCCGCCGGCATGCCCGAGGCCGAGGACCCGTACGCCGTGCAGCACGGCGCCCTGGAACCGCGCATCCCGGTCCACGAGGCCGCGTTCGAACCGCTGATGCTGGCCTGCCGCGACCGCCGCCCGGTCGTCTTCGACTACCGCAAGGCCAACGCGGCCCGCCCCGAGGCCCGTCAGGTCGAACCGTGGACGCTGGAGTGCTGGCGCGGCCACTGGTATCTCGCGGGCTGGGACCGTGAGCGCGGCGCCGAGCGGGTGTTCCGGCTCTCCCGTATCACCGGCAAAGTCCGTTCACGGCCCGGTGTGTTCACCGCCGAGGTGCCGGACGTGGTGACCGTGCGCGAGACCGTGGAGACCTGGGCGGGCGAGACCGCGACCCGCAGCGCGCGGATCCGGCTGCGCTCGGGTGCCGGATACCCGCTGCGCTCTCGTGCCACAGCCGTCCGGGAACTCGGCGACGGATGGGACGAGTTGGAGATTCCGTACGGACACGGCCTGGATGCCTGGCTGGTGGAGTTCGGACCCGACGTGATCGTGCTGGAGCCCGTGGACCTGCGGGCCGATGTGGTGGACCGGCTGCGCGCCGTGGCCAAGGACTGA
- a CDS encoding helix-turn-helix transcriptional regulator: MATNAIDQTRRMLSLVTYLRERPGARVGDVARAFGITEDELISDLDVLPMCGTSFRGGDLLDIDTDGESIWWHNADDVAAPLRLAADEATALLVAARAVATLPGLREGDRQALLRATAKLEAAAGEAAGASSRLSVTFESEGGVFADVDRAISERRRLWLRYYSPARDELTEREVDPIRLFAVGHTYMEAWCYLSEARRTFRLDRVAEIRLLDEPSAPPELELRDLSAGLVQPAAEDPEVVVEVGPGGRWVAEYYPHDTAEELADGGLRITLRTPDPASLRRLALRLGRDGRIVSPGDLAASAQLAAREALAAYDGQE, from the coding sequence GTGGCTACGAACGCGATCGACCAGACCCGCCGGATGCTGTCCCTGGTGACCTATCTGCGCGAGCGCCCCGGTGCCCGGGTCGGAGATGTCGCGCGCGCCTTCGGCATCACCGAGGACGAGCTGATCTCGGACCTCGACGTGCTGCCCATGTGCGGAACGAGCTTCCGCGGCGGCGACCTCCTCGACATCGACACCGACGGCGAGTCCATCTGGTGGCACAACGCCGACGACGTCGCCGCGCCGCTGCGGCTCGCGGCCGACGAGGCCACGGCCCTGCTGGTGGCCGCGCGCGCCGTGGCGACCCTGCCGGGGCTCCGCGAGGGCGACCGGCAGGCGCTGCTGCGGGCCACCGCCAAGCTGGAGGCCGCGGCCGGTGAGGCGGCGGGTGCCAGCTCCCGGCTCTCGGTGACCTTCGAGTCCGAGGGCGGCGTGTTCGCCGACGTCGACCGGGCCATCTCGGAGCGGCGCAGGCTCTGGCTGCGGTACTACTCACCGGCGCGCGACGAGCTCACCGAGCGCGAGGTCGACCCGATCAGGCTGTTCGCGGTCGGCCATACGTACATGGAGGCCTGGTGCTACCTGTCCGAGGCCCGGCGCACCTTCCGGCTGGACCGGGTCGCCGAGATCCGGCTGCTCGACGAGCCCTCCGCGCCGCCCGAGCTGGAGCTGCGCGATCTGTCGGCGGGGCTCGTCCAGCCCGCGGCCGAGGACCCCGAGGTCGTGGTCGAGGTCGGACCGGGCGGCCGCTGGGTCGCCGAGTACTACCCCCACGACACCGCGGAGGAACTCGCCGACGGCGGGCTGCGCATCACCCTGCGCACCCCCGACCCCGCCTCGCTGCGCAGGCTCGCCCTGCGGCTGGGCCGGGACGGGCGCATCGTCTCGCCGGGTGACCTGGCGGCCAGCGCACAGCTCGCGGCCCGTGAGGCGCTCGCGGCCTACGACGGGCAGGAGTAG
- the tatA gene encoding Sec-independent protein translocase subunit TatA, translating into MFGRLGAPEIILILVVIVLLFGAKKLPDMARSLGKSARILKSEAKAMKSEGQQTAPADPPQDNAQTDVPRTIQAAPGDVTSARPVTEPSDSTKR; encoded by the coding sequence ATGTTCGGAAGGCTCGGCGCCCCCGAGATCATCCTGATCCTCGTCGTCATCGTCCTGCTGTTCGGTGCGAAGAAGCTTCCGGACATGGCCCGGTCCCTGGGCAAGTCCGCCCGCATCCTCAAGAGCGAGGCCAAGGCGATGAAGTCGGAAGGCCAGCAGACCGCCCCGGCCGACCCGCCGCAGGACAACGCCCAGACCGACGTCCCGCGTACGATCCAGGCTGCTCCGGGAGACGTGACCAGCGCCCGTCCTGTGACCGAGCCGTCGGACTCGACCAAGCGCTGA
- the tatC gene encoding twin-arginine translocase subunit TatC yields MLNSDRKSETGPDGRMPLVEHLRELRNRVAKALLAIMVVTIIAAFFYDHIIDIVTKPVLQSVGCNTSFADLAAKPAGTCARITLNGLLAPFTLALKVSLTAGVVVASPVWLYQLWAFVAPGLHRHEKRYARFFAGAGVPLFLGGALFAYKILPTTASVLIKFTPLGVDNLLPLDDLLDLVTRMIVVFGLSFEMPLLLVMLNFVGICTGRRMLGWWRGMIMGITVFAAVATPSVDPLSMLALAAPICLLYFLAVGVAIFHDRRKASREANEPDADEPSELDLTPEGVGAIEPVSPSPMVPERSGFNRVGEHDDIT; encoded by the coding sequence TTGCTTAATTCTGACCGCAAGTCGGAAACAGGGCCCGACGGGCGCATGCCTCTCGTGGAGCACTTGCGTGAGCTGCGTAACCGCGTAGCGAAGGCATTGCTGGCGATCATGGTCGTCACGATTATTGCGGCTTTCTTCTATGACCACATAATCGATATCGTCACCAAGCCGGTACTGCAATCTGTTGGTTGCAACACGAGTTTCGCCGACTTGGCAGCCAAGCCCGCCGGTACCTGCGCCCGCATTACGCTCAACGGCCTCCTCGCTCCGTTCACGCTGGCACTGAAGGTCTCCCTGACAGCGGGTGTTGTTGTGGCGTCGCCCGTCTGGCTCTATCAGCTGTGGGCCTTCGTAGCGCCTGGCTTGCACCGGCACGAGAAGCGGTATGCGCGCTTCTTTGCTGGGGCGGGAGTTCCGCTTTTTCTCGGCGGGGCACTGTTCGCCTACAAGATCCTCCCGACAACTGCTTCGGTGCTTATCAAGTTCACTCCGCTGGGCGTGGACAACTTGCTACCGCTCGACGACCTGCTTGACCTCGTGACGCGAATGATTGTCGTTTTCGGACTTTCTTTCGAGATGCCGTTGCTTCTGGTGATGCTCAACTTCGTCGGGATTTGCACCGGTCGTCGGATGCTGGGCTGGTGGCGCGGCATGATCATGGGCATCACGGTGTTCGCTGCCGTGGCAACTCCCAGCGTCGATCCGCTCAGCATGCTCGCACTGGCTGCTCCAATCTGCTTGTTGTACTTCCTCGCAGTCGGTGTGGCGATTTTTCACGATCGCCGTAAGGCATCGCGCGAGGCTAACGAACCCGATGCTGACGAACCCTCCGAGCTGGACCTGACACCTGAAGGCGTAGGAGCGATCGAGCCAGTCTCCCCTTCGCCAATGGTTCCCGAGCGGAGCGGTTTCAATAGGGTTGGCGAGCATGACGACATCACCTAA